The Rhodoflexus caldus genome has a window encoding:
- a CDS encoding sterol desaturase family protein, whose protein sequence is MNAPTYTKPKNNGTKQLFQNPILEKLTRTHIAVPISLFIGISAGLIYYGTILTNLAAWQFVALFFVGLFVFSFVEYTVHRRVFHMEPDTPRKAKLQYTMHGVHHEYPKDKDRLAMPPLLSLTISSVLGVLFYWLMGDYMFGFLPGFLTGYAAYLFVHYAVHAFAPPKNFLKVLWINHGIHHYKDHDKAFGVSSPLWDWVFRTLP, encoded by the coding sequence ATGAATGCTCCCACTTACACAAAACCCAAAAACAACGGGACAAAACAGCTTTTTCAAAACCCGATTTTAGAAAAACTGACTCGTACACACATTGCCGTCCCCATCAGTCTTTTTATCGGTATTTCCGCCGGTCTGATTTACTACGGCACCATTCTGACAAACTTGGCAGCATGGCAATTTGTCGCCCTGTTTTTTGTCGGTTTGTTCGTTTTTTCATTTGTAGAGTACACCGTGCATCGCCGCGTATTCCACATGGAGCCTGATACGCCCCGCAAAGCAAAACTGCAATATACCATGCACGGCGTGCACCATGAATACCCCAAAGACAAAGACCGTTTGGCAATGCCTCCCCTGTTAAGCCTGACCATTTCGTCTGTTCTGGGAGTGCTTTTCTATTGGTTGATGGGCGACTACATGTTCGGTTTTTTACCGGGCTTTTTAACAGGCTATGCGGCCTATCTGTTCGTTCACTATGCCGTTCATGCCTTTGCACCGCCTAAAAACTTCCTGAAAGTATTGTGGATTAATCACGGTATTCACCACTACAAAGACCACGACAAAGCATTTGGCGTATCTTCTCCGCT
- a CDS encoding ATP-grasp domain-containing protein, which translates to MNEHQQPITILCITGYFKGGQFMRAAKALGCRVLLITAKKLEHKEWPRESIDEIFYVPQDSEHWNMEEVIRGIAYIFRTRKIDRVVALDDYDVEKAAYIREEFRIPGMGQTRARYFRDKLAMRMQAADEGIHVPAFCPTFNYDELRHFVATTPGPWVLKPRSAASATGIKKIHTINELWPALDSLGDMQYSYLLETFLPGDVYHVDSLVDGDEIVFARASRYMNPPMEVAHEGRVFRSHTVAFGSKDEKELLKQNKKVLKALGLKRGASHTEFIKSAADGKFYFLETSARVGGANLVEMVEASAGINLWTEWAKIETRRKGEKYELPKIENLYAGIIVSLAKQEHPDTSSYNDPEIVWRMNMPQHAGLIVQSEKLERVTELLESYAQRFYNDFFMALPPSDTPTH; encoded by the coding sequence ATGAATGAACATCAGCAACCGATAACAATTCTGTGTATTACGGGCTATTTTAAGGGAGGGCAATTTATGCGGGCTGCCAAAGCGTTGGGCTGCCGCGTGCTTCTGATAACAGCTAAAAAATTAGAACATAAAGAGTGGCCTCGCGAAAGCATAGATGAGATTTTCTACGTGCCGCAGGATTCGGAACACTGGAACATGGAAGAAGTTATACGCGGCATTGCCTACATTTTCCGCACCCGAAAAATAGACAGGGTAGTAGCACTGGATGACTACGACGTGGAAAAAGCAGCCTATATCCGCGAGGAGTTTCGCATACCGGGCATGGGGCAAACCCGTGCGCGTTATTTCCGCGATAAACTCGCCATGCGTATGCAGGCTGCCGATGAGGGTATTCATGTACCGGCATTTTGCCCCACTTTTAACTACGACGAATTGCGGCACTTTGTGGCAACCACCCCCGGCCCGTGGGTGCTGAAACCCCGCTCCGCTGCTTCTGCCACGGGCATTAAAAAGATACATACCATCAACGAGCTTTGGCCTGCCTTAGACAGCCTTGGCGATATGCAATACAGCTATCTGTTGGAGACATTTCTGCCCGGCGATGTGTATCACGTAGATTCATTGGTGGATGGCGATGAGATAGTGTTTGCCCGTGCCAGCCGCTACATGAACCCGCCCATGGAAGTTGCCCACGAAGGGCGTGTTTTCCGTTCACATACAGTCGCTTTCGGCAGCAAAGACGAAAAAGAACTGCTCAAACAGAACAAAAAAGTACTCAAAGCGCTTGGTTTGAAGCGTGGCGCTTCGCATACGGAGTTTATTAAATCGGCAGCCGATGGCAAATTTTATTTTCTGGAAACCTCTGCCCGTGTAGGAGGCGCTAATTTGGTGGAAATGGTAGAAGCCTCGGCAGGCATCAATTTATGGACTGAGTGGGCAAAAATTGAAACCCGCCGCAAAGGCGAAAAGTACGAATTGCCCAAAATAGAAAACTTGTATGCGGGCATTATTGTATCGCTTGCCAAACAGGAGCATCCGGACACAAGCAGCTATAACGACCCTGAAATTGTTTGGCGAATGAATATGCCACAACATGCAGGGCTGATTGTGCAATCGGAAAAATTGGAGCGCGTTACCGAATTGCTGGAAAGCTATGCACAACGATTCTACAACGACTTTTTCATGGCATTGCCGCCATCGGATACTCCGACGCACTAA
- a CDS encoding GPI anchored serine-threonine rich family protein, whose product MKKFFLILAAVAWLPLLSAKASAPLPAKASTLLNWADTIKAIRIEQPTDIVLAGKEQIITWTCNFTDTVRIDLYRNEILYATVEYRVASRAGVNSFVWNVPANFPKGGGYRLVIQPLNNDGISGKSNLLTVKSDNKNSKKILLVAGGLIVAAGLTFLGIQLTKPQTRSLPEPPLPDGQ is encoded by the coding sequence ATGAAAAAGTTTTTCCTCATTTTGGCAGCGGTTGCTTGGCTGCCATTGCTTTCGGCAAAAGCATCTGCCCCCCTTCCTGCAAAAGCATCAACACTGTTGAATTGGGCTGATACCATCAAGGCTATCAGAATAGAGCAGCCGACAGATATTGTTCTAGCGGGTAAAGAACAAATTATTACATGGACTTGCAACTTTACTGATACTGTGCGAATAGATTTGTATCGCAATGAGATACTCTATGCCACTGTTGAGTATCGCGTTGCCAGCCGTGCAGGGGTAAACAGTTTTGTCTGGAATGTACCTGCCAATTTTCCCAAAGGCGGAGGATATCGTTTAGTGATACAGCCGTTGAACAACGATGGTATCAGCGGAAAAAGTAACTTGCTGACAGTAAAGTCGGATAATAAAAACAGCAAGAAAATTCTTTTGGTTGCAGGCGGGCTGATAGTAGCCGCGGGGCTTACTTTTCTGGGCATTCAACTGACCAAGCCTCAAACCCGCTCGTTGCCCGAACCTCCTCTTCCCGATGGGCAATAA